The Astatotilapia calliptera chromosome 17, fAstCal1.2, whole genome shotgun sequence genome has a segment encoding these proteins:
- the mdm1 gene encoding nuclear protein MDM1 isoform X3 — translation MTVRFKSQTEYQKSFGVSRSRNASPQRCMPLAGLRSDEMGVSREPGLQRLRRPLGPAQSSTSLLHPPGFRSHSAHRRMPSPEPNPPTANPGSPTEPETPAGPRPAEEPAADGKPVKPRPLQPDSQPQPSQSVTTAANGQPAPSGAEIDYALRQKVGLRSGGQRSGGKHSEYHRQFGWKKPTAAAASPILTAEQVLHSSSRSVPPFKINPVSMKTEYQCSFQGLAPPAGPRLRKHLEGQRVPLFQTYKTTRRRKEESQKKPRLQRDALQRDMPPPRQVRRGYRMLTEYESSFRSPLCRIPEGGGAMDSAAQQVKELRQKALLYRHRAWGTNFSRDHLSQLVSEHNVLWEPTDTTVSANDPASPCFPPDSSPDRHSYSTSCVEPLDLASHSSKRSSIAGSETQQMSKDTRIKKQAVPGPPAERRTAWGEEEKEDEEEEEKQEEEETTDEEEGRLPTPEIKMKPVQRTHHDLTTPAAGGAILVGKLRSTDGSSPLKHQRCGSAVSMAAGSETPAKRKEAWSDNIAVSYSPAHDHKSASSPSFRPIRMKQTLSPAAAPPPLVPAPLHGFQGTLRHPDFQHNGELGLRFRERPCPGGGCGSDEDDRVSVLSWRSGASCSMASAVLERAQKRREDFWGKR, via the exons ATGACCGTCCGATTCAAG AGTCAGACTGAGTATCAGAAGAGCTTTGGTGTTTCCCGCTCCAGAAATGCGTCTCCTCAGCGCTGCATGCCGTTGGCTGGTCTTCGCTCCGATGAGATGG GTGTCAGCAGGGAGCCGGGTCTTCAGCGCCTGAGGAGGCCTCTAGGCCCAGCTCAGTCCTCCACCTCTCTGCTCCATCCTCCAG GTTTTAGGAGCCACTCAGCCCACAGGAGGATGCCCTCCCCAGAGCCCAATCCACCAACAGCAAATCCCGGATCCCCCACAGAGCCGGAAACTCCAGCCGGACCACGACCTGCTGAGGAACCGGCAGCTGATGGAAAACCTG TGAAGCCCCGTCCCCTGCAGCCTGACAGCCAACCACAGCCCAGCCAGTCTGTGACAACAGCAGCTAACGGGCAGCCAGCGCCATCAGGGGCTGAG ATTGATTATGCGCTGAGACAAAAGGTGGGGCTGAGAtcaggaggtcaaaggtcaggagGGAAACACTCAGAGTATCACAGACAATTTGGATGGAAGAAGCCAACAGCCGCTGCTGCTTCGCCCATACTGACTGCAGAGCAG GTGCTGCACTCCAGCAGCCGGTCTGTCCCGCCCTTCAAGATAAACCCTGTCTCCATGAAAACAGAGTATCAGTGCAGCTTCCAGGGTCTGGCGCCACCTGCTGGCCCCCGGCTTCGGAAACACCTGGAGGGTCAGAGAGTCCCGCTCTTCCAAACATACAAG ACCaccaggaggaggaaggaggagtcACAGAAGAAGCCCCGCCTCCAGCGGGATGCTCTTCAGAGAGATATGCCCCCTCCGCGCCAAGTGCGGAGAGgatacag GATGTTAACAGAGTATGAGTCGAGCTTTCGTTCTCCCCTCTGCAGGATCCCAGAGGGAGGCGGAGCCATGGACAGCGCTGCCCAACAG GTGAAGGAGTTGAGGCAGAAGGCGTTGTTGTATCGTCATCGCGCCTGGGGGACCAACTTTTCCAGAGACCATCTGAGCCAGCTGGTATCCGAACACAATGTTCTGTGGGAGCCGACGGACACTACGGTCTCAGCTAATGACCCTGCCTCCCCTTGCTTTCCCCCCGACTCCTCACCTGACCGCCACAGCTACAGCACTTCCTGTGTGGAGCCCCTGGACCTGGCTAG TCACTCCAGTAAGAGATCCTCCATCGCAGGCTCAGAAACACAGCAAATGAGCAAGGACACACGAATAAAAAAACAAGCCGTACCGGGACCTCCTGCTGAACGCCGTACAGCCTggggggaagaagaaaaagaagatgaagaagaagaggaaaaacaggaagaagaagaaactacaGATGA AGAGGAAGGAAGGCTGCCAACTCCCGAGATAAAAATGAAGCCGGTTCAGAGGACTCATCACGACCTGACCACCCCTGCTGCTG GAGGCGCTATATTGGTTGGGAAACTGAGGAGCACTGATGGCTCTTCTCCACTCAAACATCAG AGATGTGGGTCGGCTGTTTCCATGGCAGCAGGGTCAGAAACACCAGCCAAACGTAAGGAAGCGTGGTCAGACAATATCGCTGTCTCCTATAGCCCAGCCCATGACCACAAATCAGCCTCCAGCCCTTCGTTTAGACCAATCAGGATGAAGCAAACACTTTCACCTGCTGCAGCGCCACCGCCTCTTGTCCCGGCCCCGCTGCATGGTTTCCAGGGCACCCTGAGACACCCGGACTTTCAGCACAACG
- the mdm1 gene encoding nuclear protein MDM1 isoform X2: MTVRFKSQTEYQKSFGVSRSRNASPQRCMPLAGLRSDEMGVSREPGLQRLRRPLGPAQSSTSLLHPPGDEQQHSLAHRAAPSAGFRSHSAHRRMPSPEPNPPTANPGSPTEPETPAGPRPAEEPAADGKPVKPRPLQPDSQPQPSQSVTTAANGQPAPSGAEIDYALRQKVGLRSGGQRSGGKHSEYHRQFGWKKPTAAAASPILTAEQVLHSSSRSVPPFKINPVSMKTEYQCSFQGLAPPAGPRLRKHLEGQRVPLFQTYKTTRRRKEESQKKPRLQRDALQRDMPPPRQVRRGYRIPEGGGAMDSAAQQVKELRQKALLYRHRAWGTNFSRDHLSQLVSEHNVLWEPTDTTVSANDPASPCFPPDSSPDRHSYSTSCVEPLDLASHSSKRSSIAGSETQQMSKDTRIKKQAVPGPPAERRTAWGEEEKEDEEEEEKQEEEETTDEEEGRLPTPEIKMKPVQRTHHDLTTPAAGGAILVGKLRSTDGSSPLKHQRCGSAVSMAAGSETPAKRKEAWSDNIAVSYSPAHDHKSASSPSFRPIRMKQTLSPAAAPPPLVPAPLHGFQGTLRHPDFQHNGELGLRFRERPCPGGGCGSDEDDRVSVLSWRSGASCSMASAVLERAQKRREDFWGKR; this comes from the exons ATGACCGTCCGATTCAAG AGTCAGACTGAGTATCAGAAGAGCTTTGGTGTTTCCCGCTCCAGAAATGCGTCTCCTCAGCGCTGCATGCCGTTGGCTGGTCTTCGCTCCGATGAGATGG GTGTCAGCAGGGAGCCGGGTCTTCAGCGCCTGAGGAGGCCTCTAGGCCCAGCTCAGTCCTCCACCTCTCTGCTCCATCCTCCAGGTGATGAGCAGCAGCACTCTCTGGCTCACAGagcagcgccctctgctg GTTTTAGGAGCCACTCAGCCCACAGGAGGATGCCCTCCCCAGAGCCCAATCCACCAACAGCAAATCCCGGATCCCCCACAGAGCCGGAAACTCCAGCCGGACCACGACCTGCTGAGGAACCGGCAGCTGATGGAAAACCTG TGAAGCCCCGTCCCCTGCAGCCTGACAGCCAACCACAGCCCAGCCAGTCTGTGACAACAGCAGCTAACGGGCAGCCAGCGCCATCAGGGGCTGAG ATTGATTATGCGCTGAGACAAAAGGTGGGGCTGAGAtcaggaggtcaaaggtcaggagGGAAACACTCAGAGTATCACAGACAATTTGGATGGAAGAAGCCAACAGCCGCTGCTGCTTCGCCCATACTGACTGCAGAGCAG GTGCTGCACTCCAGCAGCCGGTCTGTCCCGCCCTTCAAGATAAACCCTGTCTCCATGAAAACAGAGTATCAGTGCAGCTTCCAGGGTCTGGCGCCACCTGCTGGCCCCCGGCTTCGGAAACACCTGGAGGGTCAGAGAGTCCCGCTCTTCCAAACATACAAG ACCaccaggaggaggaaggaggagtcACAGAAGAAGCCCCGCCTCCAGCGGGATGCTCTTCAGAGAGATATGCCCCCTCCGCGCCAAGTGCGGAGAGgatacag GATCCCAGAGGGAGGCGGAGCCATGGACAGCGCTGCCCAACAG GTGAAGGAGTTGAGGCAGAAGGCGTTGTTGTATCGTCATCGCGCCTGGGGGACCAACTTTTCCAGAGACCATCTGAGCCAGCTGGTATCCGAACACAATGTTCTGTGGGAGCCGACGGACACTACGGTCTCAGCTAATGACCCTGCCTCCCCTTGCTTTCCCCCCGACTCCTCACCTGACCGCCACAGCTACAGCACTTCCTGTGTGGAGCCCCTGGACCTGGCTAG TCACTCCAGTAAGAGATCCTCCATCGCAGGCTCAGAAACACAGCAAATGAGCAAGGACACACGAATAAAAAAACAAGCCGTACCGGGACCTCCTGCTGAACGCCGTACAGCCTggggggaagaagaaaaagaagatgaagaagaagaggaaaaacaggaagaagaagaaactacaGATGA AGAGGAAGGAAGGCTGCCAACTCCCGAGATAAAAATGAAGCCGGTTCAGAGGACTCATCACGACCTGACCACCCCTGCTGCTG GAGGCGCTATATTGGTTGGGAAACTGAGGAGCACTGATGGCTCTTCTCCACTCAAACATCAG AGATGTGGGTCGGCTGTTTCCATGGCAGCAGGGTCAGAAACACCAGCCAAACGTAAGGAAGCGTGGTCAGACAATATCGCTGTCTCCTATAGCCCAGCCCATGACCACAAATCAGCCTCCAGCCCTTCGTTTAGACCAATCAGGATGAAGCAAACACTTTCACCTGCTGCAGCGCCACCGCCTCTTGTCCCGGCCCCGCTGCATGGTTTCCAGGGCACCCTGAGACACCCGGACTTTCAGCACAACG
- the mdm1 gene encoding nuclear protein MDM1 isoform X1, which yields MTVRFKSQTEYQKSFGVSRSRNASPQRCMPLAGLRSDEMGVSREPGLQRLRRPLGPAQSSTSLLHPPGDEQQHSLAHRAAPSAGFRSHSAHRRMPSPEPNPPTANPGSPTEPETPAGPRPAEEPAADGKPVKPRPLQPDSQPQPSQSVTTAANGQPAPSGAEIDYALRQKVGLRSGGQRSGGKHSEYHRQFGWKKPTAAAASPILTAEQVLHSSSRSVPPFKINPVSMKTEYQCSFQGLAPPAGPRLRKHLEGQRVPLFQTYKTTRRRKEESQKKPRLQRDALQRDMPPPRQVRRGYRMLTEYESSFRSPLCRIPEGGGAMDSAAQQVKELRQKALLYRHRAWGTNFSRDHLSQLVSEHNVLWEPTDTTVSANDPASPCFPPDSSPDRHSYSTSCVEPLDLASHSSKRSSIAGSETQQMSKDTRIKKQAVPGPPAERRTAWGEEEKEDEEEEEKQEEEETTDEEEGRLPTPEIKMKPVQRTHHDLTTPAAGGAILVGKLRSTDGSSPLKHQRCGSAVSMAAGSETPAKRKEAWSDNIAVSYSPAHDHKSASSPSFRPIRMKQTLSPAAAPPPLVPAPLHGFQGTLRHPDFQHNGELGLRFRERPCPGGGCGSDEDDRVSVLSWRSGASCSMASAVLERAQKRREDFWGKR from the exons ATGACCGTCCGATTCAAG AGTCAGACTGAGTATCAGAAGAGCTTTGGTGTTTCCCGCTCCAGAAATGCGTCTCCTCAGCGCTGCATGCCGTTGGCTGGTCTTCGCTCCGATGAGATGG GTGTCAGCAGGGAGCCGGGTCTTCAGCGCCTGAGGAGGCCTCTAGGCCCAGCTCAGTCCTCCACCTCTCTGCTCCATCCTCCAGGTGATGAGCAGCAGCACTCTCTGGCTCACAGagcagcgccctctgctg GTTTTAGGAGCCACTCAGCCCACAGGAGGATGCCCTCCCCAGAGCCCAATCCACCAACAGCAAATCCCGGATCCCCCACAGAGCCGGAAACTCCAGCCGGACCACGACCTGCTGAGGAACCGGCAGCTGATGGAAAACCTG TGAAGCCCCGTCCCCTGCAGCCTGACAGCCAACCACAGCCCAGCCAGTCTGTGACAACAGCAGCTAACGGGCAGCCAGCGCCATCAGGGGCTGAG ATTGATTATGCGCTGAGACAAAAGGTGGGGCTGAGAtcaggaggtcaaaggtcaggagGGAAACACTCAGAGTATCACAGACAATTTGGATGGAAGAAGCCAACAGCCGCTGCTGCTTCGCCCATACTGACTGCAGAGCAG GTGCTGCACTCCAGCAGCCGGTCTGTCCCGCCCTTCAAGATAAACCCTGTCTCCATGAAAACAGAGTATCAGTGCAGCTTCCAGGGTCTGGCGCCACCTGCTGGCCCCCGGCTTCGGAAACACCTGGAGGGTCAGAGAGTCCCGCTCTTCCAAACATACAAG ACCaccaggaggaggaaggaggagtcACAGAAGAAGCCCCGCCTCCAGCGGGATGCTCTTCAGAGAGATATGCCCCCTCCGCGCCAAGTGCGGAGAGgatacag GATGTTAACAGAGTATGAGTCGAGCTTTCGTTCTCCCCTCTGCAGGATCCCAGAGGGAGGCGGAGCCATGGACAGCGCTGCCCAACAG GTGAAGGAGTTGAGGCAGAAGGCGTTGTTGTATCGTCATCGCGCCTGGGGGACCAACTTTTCCAGAGACCATCTGAGCCAGCTGGTATCCGAACACAATGTTCTGTGGGAGCCGACGGACACTACGGTCTCAGCTAATGACCCTGCCTCCCCTTGCTTTCCCCCCGACTCCTCACCTGACCGCCACAGCTACAGCACTTCCTGTGTGGAGCCCCTGGACCTGGCTAG TCACTCCAGTAAGAGATCCTCCATCGCAGGCTCAGAAACACAGCAAATGAGCAAGGACACACGAATAAAAAAACAAGCCGTACCGGGACCTCCTGCTGAACGCCGTACAGCCTggggggaagaagaaaaagaagatgaagaagaagaggaaaaacaggaagaagaagaaactacaGATGA AGAGGAAGGAAGGCTGCCAACTCCCGAGATAAAAATGAAGCCGGTTCAGAGGACTCATCACGACCTGACCACCCCTGCTGCTG GAGGCGCTATATTGGTTGGGAAACTGAGGAGCACTGATGGCTCTTCTCCACTCAAACATCAG AGATGTGGGTCGGCTGTTTCCATGGCAGCAGGGTCAGAAACACCAGCCAAACGTAAGGAAGCGTGGTCAGACAATATCGCTGTCTCCTATAGCCCAGCCCATGACCACAAATCAGCCTCCAGCCCTTCGTTTAGACCAATCAGGATGAAGCAAACACTTTCACCTGCTGCAGCGCCACCGCCTCTTGTCCCGGCCCCGCTGCATGGTTTCCAGGGCACCCTGAGACACCCGGACTTTCAGCACAACG
- the mdm1 gene encoding nuclear protein MDM1 isoform X5 — MTVRFKSQTEYQKSFGVSRSRNASPQRCMPLAGLRSDEMGVSREPGLQRLRRPLGPAQSSTSLLHPPGDEQQHSLAHRAAPSAGFRSHSAHRRMPSPEPNPPTANPGSPTEPETPAGPRPAEEPAADGKPVKPRPLQPDSQPQPSQSVTTAANGQPAPSGAEIDYALRQKVGLRSGGQRSGGKHSEYHRQFGWKKPTAAAASPILTAEQVLHSSSRSVPPFKINPVSMKTEYQCSFQGLAPPAGPRLRKHLEGQRVPLFQTYKTTRRRKEESQKKPRLQRDALQRDMPPPRQVRRGYRMLTEYESSFRSPLCRIPEGGGAMDSAAQQVKELRQKALLYRHRAWGTNFSRDHLSQLVSEHNVLWEPTDTTVSANDPASPCFPPDSSPDRHSYSTSCVEPLDLASHSSKRSSIAGSETQQMSKDTRIKKQAVPGPPAERRTAWGEEEKEDEEEEEKQEEEETTDEEEGRLPTPEIKMKPVQRTHHDLTTPAAGLCDVKEPIYEGLTNQKSVLKGEELKQNLSDRE; from the exons ATGACCGTCCGATTCAAG AGTCAGACTGAGTATCAGAAGAGCTTTGGTGTTTCCCGCTCCAGAAATGCGTCTCCTCAGCGCTGCATGCCGTTGGCTGGTCTTCGCTCCGATGAGATGG GTGTCAGCAGGGAGCCGGGTCTTCAGCGCCTGAGGAGGCCTCTAGGCCCAGCTCAGTCCTCCACCTCTCTGCTCCATCCTCCAGGTGATGAGCAGCAGCACTCTCTGGCTCACAGagcagcgccctctgctg GTTTTAGGAGCCACTCAGCCCACAGGAGGATGCCCTCCCCAGAGCCCAATCCACCAACAGCAAATCCCGGATCCCCCACAGAGCCGGAAACTCCAGCCGGACCACGACCTGCTGAGGAACCGGCAGCTGATGGAAAACCTG TGAAGCCCCGTCCCCTGCAGCCTGACAGCCAACCACAGCCCAGCCAGTCTGTGACAACAGCAGCTAACGGGCAGCCAGCGCCATCAGGGGCTGAG ATTGATTATGCGCTGAGACAAAAGGTGGGGCTGAGAtcaggaggtcaaaggtcaggagGGAAACACTCAGAGTATCACAGACAATTTGGATGGAAGAAGCCAACAGCCGCTGCTGCTTCGCCCATACTGACTGCAGAGCAG GTGCTGCACTCCAGCAGCCGGTCTGTCCCGCCCTTCAAGATAAACCCTGTCTCCATGAAAACAGAGTATCAGTGCAGCTTCCAGGGTCTGGCGCCACCTGCTGGCCCCCGGCTTCGGAAACACCTGGAGGGTCAGAGAGTCCCGCTCTTCCAAACATACAAG ACCaccaggaggaggaaggaggagtcACAGAAGAAGCCCCGCCTCCAGCGGGATGCTCTTCAGAGAGATATGCCCCCTCCGCGCCAAGTGCGGAGAGgatacag GATGTTAACAGAGTATGAGTCGAGCTTTCGTTCTCCCCTCTGCAGGATCCCAGAGGGAGGCGGAGCCATGGACAGCGCTGCCCAACAG GTGAAGGAGTTGAGGCAGAAGGCGTTGTTGTATCGTCATCGCGCCTGGGGGACCAACTTTTCCAGAGACCATCTGAGCCAGCTGGTATCCGAACACAATGTTCTGTGGGAGCCGACGGACACTACGGTCTCAGCTAATGACCCTGCCTCCCCTTGCTTTCCCCCCGACTCCTCACCTGACCGCCACAGCTACAGCACTTCCTGTGTGGAGCCCCTGGACCTGGCTAG TCACTCCAGTAAGAGATCCTCCATCGCAGGCTCAGAAACACAGCAAATGAGCAAGGACACACGAATAAAAAAACAAGCCGTACCGGGACCTCCTGCTGAACGCCGTACAGCCTggggggaagaagaaaaagaagatgaagaagaagaggaaaaacaggaagaagaagaaactacaGATGA AGAGGAAGGAAGGCTGCCAACTCCCGAGATAAAAATGAAGCCGGTTCAGAGGACTCATCACGACCTGACCACCCCTGCTGCTG ggCTGTGTGATGTCAAAGAGCCTATATACGAAGGGCTTACCAATCAGAAGAGTGTGTTAAAGGGAgaggagctaaaacagaatTTGTCAGACAGAGAATGA